In Fusarium falciforme chromosome 10, complete sequence, a single genomic region encodes these proteins:
- a CDS encoding MFS domain-containing protein, producing the protein MSHDELRIKDLYPDLGKPWWRVPHLLKLNALLIAPFLTSYVGGYDGSVLDWMQTVSVWQEDLKHPKGGILGLMVTMQVIGGIACLPFAPFAADVFGRRHPVASAGRFFIGVGGSFAAVSAAPLIAELSYPTHRAIFTAVYNTSWYLGSIVAAWALVSIIQIFTIYFAPESPRWLIANDQTEEASRILSKYHAGSDEPNELVRFEVAEITAAIEFEQGNIHRFAITVLLGFIIQWCGNSLISSYLILILNNIGITNPETQNLINGGLQIYNMVVATTAACLVDRLGERFLFLLSTNGMMFSFVTWIILSARNQQLDYEKKGLSIGVVAMVFIFYAFYNFAMNPLPIAYLVEVLPYTLRAKGQPYSTWPSSPAHCSTDSSTLSAWKPWDGGIISSLPAHLLSGVQDITMYAADWEDSGHADTEVPSKRVASSERSFWERRDLIPILSLQRGQPLD; encoded by the exons ATGTCACATGACGAGCTTAGGATCAAGGACTTATATCCTGACCTGGGCAAACCTTGGTGGCGCGTCCCCCATCTCCTGAAACTGAATGCCCTCCTGATCGCCCCCTTTCTGACAAGTTACGTCGGAGGTTACGACGGCTCGGTCCTTGATTGGATGCAGACAGTGTCTGTGTGGCAGGAGG ATCTTAAACATCCCAAGGGAGGCATCCTCGGCCTTATGGTGACCATGCAGGTCATTGGTGGCATTGCTTGCCTGCCTTTTGCACCTTTTGCAGCTGACGTCTTTGGACGTCGTCACCCTGTTGCCTCTG CTGGAAGATTCTTTATCGGCGTTGGAGGCAGCTTTGCGGCGGTTTCTGCTGCTCCACTAATTGCAGAGCTGAGTTATCCCACTCATCGTGCTATCTTTACGGCAGTGTATAACACTAGCTGG TACCTTGGCTCAATCGTTGCTGCCTGG GCTCTCGTCTCCATCATTCAGATTTTCACCATCTACTTTGCGCCCGAGAGTCCTCGATGGCTGATTGCCAATGACCAAACCGAAGAGGCTTCTCGAATCCTGAGCAAGTACCACGCCGGATCTGATGAACCAAATGAGCTGGTTCGGTTCGAAGTGGCTGAAATCACGGCTGCCATTGAGTTTGAAC AGGGAAACATCCACCGGTTCGCCATTACCGTGCTGCTTGGTTTCATCATTCAATGGTGCGGCAACAGTCTGATCTCTTCCTATCTCATTCTGATCCTCAACAACATTGGCATCACGAACCCAGAGACACAGAACTTGATCAATGGAGGTCTTCAAATCTACAACATGGTGGTTGCGACTACTGCCGCATGCCTGGTTGACCGCCTCGGTGAACGATTCCTCTTTTTGCTTTCCACAAATGGCATGATGTTCTCTTTCGTCACCTGGATTATCCTCTCTGCTCGTAACCAGCAGCTCGACTATGAGAAGAAGGGTCTCAGCATCGGAGTTGTTGCCATGGTTTTCATCTTTTATGCATTCTACAACTTTGCCATGAATCCCCTTCCGATTGCCTACCTGGTCGAAGTCCTCCCTTACACGTTGCGAGCCAAGGGTCAACCATATTCAACTTGGCCCAGTTCTCCAGCTCACTGTTCAACGGATTCGTCAACCCTGTCTGCATGGAAGCCTTGGGATGGAGGTATTATATCGTCTTTGCCTGCGCACTTGCTCTCTGGAGTTCAAGACATCACGATGTATGCCGCGGATTGGGAGGATTCGGGCCATGCAGATACTGAAGTACCGAGCAAGAGAGTAGCTAGTTCTGAACGAAGCTTTTGGGAGCGACGCGACTTGATTCCCATTCTTTCCCTGCAACGTGGACAGCCGTTGGATTGA